One window from the genome of Actinoplanes teichomyceticus ATCC 31121 encodes:
- a CDS encoding APC family permease yields the protein MSATTDEPSLKRVIGPGLLLLFVVGDILGTGVYALTGKVATEVGGAVWLPFLLAFVVALLTAFSYLELVTKYPQAAGAALYTHKAFGLHFVTFMVAFAVVCSGLTSASSAAKAFAGNFGSAVHLSLGRGFALTAVALAFMALVALVNFRGVGESVKANVVLTGIELTGLLIVIGVGVWALSGGEGDLSRLGDFATPPGESVALSVTAGTALAFFAMVGFEDSVNMAEETRDPVRDFPRVMLTGISLTGLIYVLVAISAVALVPPAALGEGETPLLKVVQAGAPGFPLWLFAWITMFAVANSALINMMMASRLLYGMANEHVLPRVLGRVHRTRRTPWVGIVFTTLIAFGLIWFADLAALGGTTALLLLCVFTVVNVAVLVLRRDRVGHRHFRAPTAIPVLGALACAFLASPLSGRAAADYRVAGILLLIGVVLWAITYAVNRYDRHERARLDPTRLPD from the coding sequence ATGAGCGCGACCACCGACGAACCGTCACTGAAACGGGTGATCGGGCCGGGACTGCTGTTGCTGTTCGTGGTCGGCGACATCCTCGGCACCGGGGTCTACGCGCTCACCGGCAAGGTCGCCACCGAGGTCGGCGGGGCGGTGTGGCTGCCGTTCCTGCTGGCGTTCGTGGTCGCGCTGCTGACCGCGTTCAGCTACCTCGAACTGGTGACCAAGTACCCGCAGGCGGCCGGCGCCGCGCTCTACACGCACAAGGCGTTCGGCCTGCACTTCGTCACGTTCATGGTGGCGTTCGCGGTGGTGTGCTCCGGGCTGACCTCGGCGTCCAGCGCGGCCAAGGCGTTCGCCGGCAACTTCGGCTCCGCGGTGCACCTGTCGCTGGGCCGGGGTTTCGCGCTGACCGCCGTCGCGCTCGCGTTCATGGCGCTGGTCGCGCTGGTCAACTTCCGCGGCGTCGGCGAGAGCGTCAAGGCCAACGTGGTGCTCACCGGCATCGAGCTGACCGGCCTGCTGATCGTGATCGGGGTCGGCGTGTGGGCGCTGAGCGGCGGCGAGGGCGACCTGTCCCGGCTCGGCGACTTCGCCACCCCGCCCGGCGAGAGCGTGGCGCTGTCGGTGACCGCGGGCACCGCGCTGGCGTTCTTCGCCATGGTCGGCTTCGAGGACTCGGTGAACATGGCCGAGGAGACCCGGGACCCGGTGCGGGACTTCCCGAGGGTGATGCTGACCGGGATCTCGCTGACCGGGCTGATCTACGTGCTGGTGGCGATCTCGGCGGTGGCCCTGGTCCCACCGGCCGCGCTCGGCGAGGGTGAGACACCGCTGCTCAAGGTGGTGCAGGCCGGCGCGCCCGGATTCCCGCTGTGGCTGTTCGCCTGGATCACCATGTTCGCCGTGGCGAACAGCGCGCTGATCAACATGATGATGGCCAGCCGGCTGCTGTACGGCATGGCGAACGAGCACGTGCTGCCGCGCGTCCTCGGACGGGTGCACCGGACCCGGCGTACCCCCTGGGTGGGGATCGTCTTCACCACGCTGATCGCCTTCGGGCTGATCTGGTTCGCCGACCTGGCCGCGCTCGGCGGGACCACCGCGCTGCTGCTGCTCTGCGTGTTCACCGTGGTCAACGTGGCGGTGCTGGTGCTGCGCCGGGACCGGGTCGGGCACCGGCACTTCCGGGCGCCGACGGCGATCCCGGTGCTCGGCGCGCTCGCCTGCGCCTTCCTGGCCAGTCCGCTCAGCGGGCGGGCCGCCGCGGACTACCGGGTGGCGGGCATCCTGCTACTGATCGGAGTGGTGCTGTGGGCCATCACGTACGCCGTCAATCGCTACGACCGGCACGAGCGGGCGCGTCTCGATCCCACCCGCCTGCCGGACTGA
- a CDS encoding glycosyl hydrolase family 28-related protein has product MTRIRRLGAGTRTPLRRTTAGALALGLALAGVAAQAAPAAAQPGSATPDLGKNVTVFDPSMPVSQIQATLDAANAKQVDNEMGTDRYAFLFKPGTYGTAEQPLQVKVGYYTELTGLGANPGDVVINGKVEVYNRCLEGGGTSNCLALVNFWRTVSNLTVNINGAGQDGCRQTANFWAVSQAVSLRRVQFTGGTLSLMDYCTAGPQYGSGGFIADAKLPATTNGSQQQWLTRNSEVASWSNGVWNQVFAGVVGAPDDSAFPNPPYTTLAKTPVSRQKPFLFVDAKGRWQVRVPAAQRGTSGVTWDSPGRTVPLSDFYVAKPGDSAKKINLALALGKHLLFTPGVYDIDRSIDVWRPNTVVLGLGQATLTAVKGSTPLQIEDVPGVVVAGVTIDAGLQRSSALLRVGRSHGHGFTTPSNPTTLQDVYFRVGGPHVGRTTTALEVNSDDVLIDHTWVWRGDHGVEGFTGGDTERWKTNTGLYGAVINGDDVTATGLFVEHFQKYNTVWNGNGGTTVLYQNELPYDPPTQADWMNGSVEGYAGYKVGAKVKTHNLYGGGVYVFNQNNPSIHTENGFEVPQTPGVKLHHIMTVNLSAGVIDHVVNGVGDAADTTKVGVPVYVNEYPVP; this is encoded by the coding sequence ATGACGAGAATCCGCCGGCTCGGCGCGGGTACCCGTACCCCGCTGCGCCGCACCACCGCCGGTGCGCTCGCGCTCGGCCTGGCCCTCGCGGGCGTCGCGGCGCAGGCCGCGCCGGCCGCCGCACAACCCGGTTCCGCCACGCCGGACCTGGGCAAGAACGTCACCGTCTTCGACCCGAGCATGCCGGTCAGCCAGATCCAGGCCACCCTGGACGCGGCCAACGCCAAGCAGGTCGACAACGAGATGGGCACCGACCGGTACGCCTTTCTCTTCAAGCCGGGCACCTACGGCACCGCCGAGCAGCCGCTGCAGGTCAAGGTCGGCTACTACACCGAGCTCACCGGCCTGGGGGCGAACCCCGGCGACGTGGTGATCAACGGCAAGGTGGAGGTGTACAACCGCTGCCTGGAGGGTGGCGGCACCAGCAACTGCCTGGCGCTGGTCAACTTCTGGCGGACGGTCTCCAACCTGACCGTCAACATCAACGGCGCCGGGCAGGACGGCTGCCGGCAGACCGCCAACTTCTGGGCGGTCTCCCAGGCGGTGTCGCTGCGCCGGGTGCAGTTCACCGGCGGCACCCTGTCGCTGATGGACTACTGCACCGCCGGCCCGCAGTACGGCAGCGGCGGCTTCATCGCCGACGCCAAGCTGCCGGCCACCACGAACGGCTCGCAGCAGCAGTGGCTGACCCGCAACAGCGAGGTGGCCAGCTGGTCCAACGGCGTGTGGAACCAGGTGTTCGCCGGCGTGGTGGGCGCGCCCGACGACTCGGCGTTCCCGAACCCGCCGTACACCACGCTGGCGAAGACGCCGGTCAGCCGGCAGAAGCCGTTCCTGTTCGTCGACGCCAAGGGCAGGTGGCAGGTCCGCGTGCCGGCCGCGCAGCGCGGCACGTCCGGCGTCACCTGGGACTCCCCGGGCCGTACCGTCCCGCTGTCCGACTTCTACGTCGCGAAGCCGGGCGACTCGGCCAAGAAGATCAACCTGGCCCTGGCGCTGGGCAAGCACCTGCTGTTCACCCCGGGCGTCTACGACATCGACCGCAGCATCGACGTGTGGCGGCCGAACACCGTGGTGCTGGGCCTCGGCCAGGCCACGCTGACCGCGGTCAAGGGCTCCACCCCGCTGCAGATCGAGGACGTGCCGGGCGTGGTGGTCGCGGGCGTCACCATCGACGCCGGCCTGCAGAGGTCCTCCGCGCTGCTGCGCGTCGGCCGCTCCCACGGCCACGGCTTCACCACCCCGAGCAACCCGACCACGCTGCAGGACGTGTACTTCCGCGTCGGCGGCCCGCACGTGGGCCGGACCACCACCGCGCTCGAGGTCAACAGCGACGACGTGCTGATCGACCACACCTGGGTGTGGCGCGGCGACCACGGTGTCGAGGGCTTCACCGGCGGCGACACCGAGCGGTGGAAGACCAACACCGGCCTGTACGGCGCGGTGATCAACGGTGACGACGTGACCGCGACCGGCCTGTTCGTCGAGCACTTCCAGAAGTACAACACGGTCTGGAACGGCAACGGCGGCACGACCGTGCTCTACCAGAACGAGCTGCCGTACGACCCGCCGACGCAGGCGGACTGGATGAACGGCTCGGTCGAGGGCTACGCCGGCTACAAGGTCGGCGCCAAGGTCAAGACCCACAACCTGTACGGCGGTGGCGTCTACGTGTTCAACCAGAACAACCCGTCGATCCACACCGAGAACGGCTTCGAGGTACCGCAGACCCCGGGCGTCAAGCTGCACCACATCATGACGGTCAACCTGAGCGCCGGCGTGATCGACCACGTGGTCAACGGCGTGGGCGACGCGGCCGACACCACGAAGGTGGGCGTTCCGGTCTATGTGAACGAATACCCCGTACCGTAA
- a CDS encoding class F sortase, protein MSRPGIAGSGRERRLRIRNRRAAALSAVLAALGATVTAIGVRTEDAMPPPSAPAWQNVPAPARGVTAGRPAGAGGRHRSVPVRLDVPAIGVHTSLSAIGLRADGTLDVPPLRSDAPAGWYRGSPTPGEPGPAVVVGHVDTARDGPAVFFRLRELHAGDTVSVRRADRTVARFRVTRVASYPKKAFPADEVYGHTPGPALRLITCGGSFDRERGSYRSNIVVYADAVP, encoded by the coding sequence ATGAGCCGACCGGGCATTGCCGGGTCCGGACGGGAGCGGCGGCTGCGGATACGCAACCGTCGCGCCGCGGCGTTGTCCGCCGTGCTGGCCGCGCTCGGGGCCACCGTCACCGCGATCGGCGTGCGGACCGAGGACGCCATGCCGCCACCGTCCGCGCCGGCCTGGCAGAACGTTCCGGCGCCGGCACGCGGTGTCACTGCCGGACGGCCCGCGGGCGCCGGCGGGCGACACCGTTCCGTCCCGGTCCGGCTGGACGTCCCGGCGATCGGCGTGCACACCTCGCTCTCCGCGATCGGCCTGCGTGCCGACGGGACCCTGGACGTGCCGCCGTTGCGCTCCGACGCGCCGGCCGGGTGGTACCGGGGCTCGCCGACCCCGGGCGAGCCCGGCCCGGCGGTCGTCGTCGGGCATGTCGACACCGCGCGGGACGGCCCGGCGGTCTTCTTCCGGTTGCGCGAGCTGCACGCGGGCGACACCGTCTCGGTACGCCGGGCCGACCGCACCGTGGCCCGCTTCCGGGTCACCCGGGTCGCCAGCTATCCGAAGAAGGCGTTCCCGGCCGACGAGGTGTACGGCCACACGCCCGGCCCGGCTCTGCGCCTGATCACCTGTGGCGGCTCCTTCGACCGGGAACGGGGCAGCTATCGCAGCAACATCGTGGTGTACGCGGACGCGGTTCCGTAA